In Natronoarchaeum mannanilyticum, a genomic segment contains:
- a CDS encoding oligosaccharide flippase family protein, translated as MSQGGEFGLEVSKGFVAKIVLAAIGFLGSIVFARVLGPAGYGSFHVILAVSAVLDNPVSGFGNACKKRISEYDHDPGEILTAGFAVALVGAAVVFAGALVAESFVDYFDMENGPLLVAVVFSGVVFFKIAQPMVAGLGKFGTAVTLDMLRSLFTIPLQLLLVVVFGLGVSGMVYGLTVASLMTVPLTLFVLGVRPAMPSRSTLESLWAYARFSVPNNFVGTAYSKLDVLLLSAVLGTAAAGQYQIALQLMLPATLLASVMGSGLFAEVSAQVSRDEAVDGQITNNVAFASLFAVPLFFGALAMPESIVVTVFGGQYRDAAALLIGLGIYQIFRTQTTQVSSVLSGYDRPDLLLWIKTLTVVTNVALGVVLIYQIGALGVVVATVVAEVTSYVLLTYYARRHVRYAIFPDPLRYQFLAGLVMFAVVELLHRWIGVSSWFELLTIVSVGAAVYGIALIALSDVFLFTAKSILDDAIERYG; from the coding sequence ATGAGTCAAGGTGGCGAGTTCGGGCTGGAAGTCTCGAAGGGGTTCGTCGCGAAGATCGTCTTGGCAGCCATCGGCTTCCTCGGCAGCATCGTCTTCGCGCGAGTGCTCGGCCCCGCCGGCTACGGCAGCTTTCACGTGATCCTCGCCGTATCGGCCGTCCTCGACAATCCGGTCAGCGGGTTCGGAAACGCATGTAAGAAGCGTATTTCCGAGTACGATCACGATCCCGGGGAAATTCTCACTGCGGGGTTCGCCGTCGCGCTGGTCGGCGCGGCCGTCGTGTTCGCGGGCGCACTGGTTGCGGAGTCCTTCGTCGACTACTTTGACATGGAGAACGGCCCGCTGCTCGTCGCCGTCGTGTTCTCGGGCGTCGTCTTCTTCAAGATCGCCCAGCCGATGGTCGCTGGACTCGGAAAGTTCGGAACGGCGGTCACTCTCGACATGCTCCGGTCCCTGTTCACGATCCCGCTTCAGCTACTCCTCGTCGTCGTCTTCGGGCTGGGCGTCAGCGGGATGGTGTACGGACTCACGGTAGCGTCGCTGATGACGGTCCCCCTCACACTGTTCGTCCTCGGCGTTCGGCCGGCGATGCCGAGCAGATCGACCCTCGAGAGTCTCTGGGCATACGCCCGCTTTTCCGTGCCGAACAACTTCGTCGGAACGGCCTACAGCAAGCTCGACGTGCTCCTGTTGAGCGCGGTGCTCGGAACCGCCGCCGCAGGGCAGTACCAGATCGCTCTGCAGTTGATGTTGCCTGCGACGCTTCTCGCGTCGGTGATGGGATCCGGGCTGTTCGCGGAAGTCAGCGCGCAGGTGAGCCGCGACGAGGCGGTCGATGGACAAATTACGAACAACGTCGCGTTCGCATCCCTGTTCGCCGTCCCACTATTTTTCGGCGCCCTGGCGATGCCCGAAAGCATCGTGGTGACCGTGTTCGGCGGGCAGTATCGAGACGCCGCCGCGCTCCTGATCGGACTGGGCATCTACCAGATCTTTCGGACGCAGACGACCCAGGTTTCGTCGGTGCTCTCGGGGTACGATCGGCCCGATCTACTCCTCTGGATCAAGACCCTCACGGTGGTCACAAACGTCGCGCTCGGGGTCGTGCTCATCTACCAGATCGGTGCGCTCGGGGTCGTCGTGGCGACAGTCGTCGCAGAAGTGACGAGCTACGTCCTGTTAACGTACTACGCGCGTCGCCACGTACGCTACGCCATCTTCCCGGACCCGCTCCGATACCAGTTTCTCGCCGGTCTCGTGATGTTCGCCGTCGTCGAGTTGCTCCACCGGTGGATCGGCGTCAGTTCGTGGTTCGAACTGCTCACGATCGTCAGCGTCGGGGCAGCCGTGTACGGGATCGCGCTGATCGCGCTCTCGGACGTATTTCTGTTCACCGCGAAGAGTATTCTCGACGACGCAATCGAGCGGTACGGCTGA
- a CDS encoding glycosyltransferase: MRSRQGLTDDDQVAVVHGVALEHGGGMRVAEEIARTFDAPLYIGFCRSGVTEHVSTDIECHVIRDDKSITGKLAGESSLVRNLYTLWEFQHVPELTDFDIVIQSASSFDWYTPPPEQNLIRYAHSAPELAYRSFSELSKFRTNRLIGLVSRVLRTHTIRYADAYIANSEITAQELNRYFGIKPAIAYPPIDVSKYSKRDQQEYYLTVSRLTGDKGVEELVQMFTTELPNRKLKVAGTGPIEDRLRGIAGDNVEILGWVSEERKYDLLGSCRGYILNSGVEQFGISSAEALASGTAVLGVDDGYTSYQIINGKNGVLYERGDLPDAVRTFESEGVTMTRNEIQQTAADYDVEEFRRRIGAVIEEVVEQSSHTSISEYL, translated from the coding sequence ATGAGATCACGCCAGGGACTTACTGATGATGACCAGGTCGCCGTCGTTCATGGTGTCGCATTAGAACACGGGGGAGGTATGCGTGTCGCGGAAGAAATCGCTCGAACCTTCGACGCCCCGCTCTATATCGGGTTCTGCCGGTCGGGCGTAACTGAACACGTCAGCACCGACATAGAGTGTCATGTCATCCGTGATGACAAATCAATCACGGGCAAACTTGCAGGTGAATCCTCTCTCGTGAGGAACTTATATACTCTTTGGGAATTTCAGCACGTTCCCGAATTAACCGATTTCGACATCGTTATTCAGTCTGCTAGTAGTTTCGACTGGTATACGCCACCACCTGAACAGAATCTGATCCGATACGCGCACTCAGCGCCGGAACTCGCCTACCGGAGCTTCTCAGAGTTATCGAAATTTAGAACCAATAGGCTAATTGGATTGGTCAGTCGCGTACTGCGAACTCATACAATCCGGTACGCCGATGCGTATATCGCAAACTCCGAGATCACAGCTCAAGAGCTAAACCGTTACTTCGGGATTAAACCGGCTATCGCGTACCCGCCGATCGACGTATCAAAGTACAGCAAGCGTGATCAACAAGAGTACTACCTTACTGTTTCCAGACTAACTGGTGATAAAGGGGTCGAAGAGTTGGTCCAGATGTTTACAACAGAGCTGCCAAACCGAAAACTTAAGGTGGCGGGGACTGGCCCAATCGAGGATCGATTGCGAGGTATCGCGGGTGATAACGTAGAGATTCTGGGCTGGGTCAGCGAGGAAAGAAAGTACGACCTCCTCGGGTCGTGTCGTGGTTACATTCTGAACTCAGGAGTCGAACAATTCGGGATTTCGTCTGCGGAGGCGCTCGCCAGCGGTACGGCAGTTCTTGGTGTCGACGATGGGTACACATCCTACCAAATAATAAACGGGAAAAACGGGGTTCTCTACGAAAGAGGGGATCTTCCCGACGCCGTGCGAACGTTTGAGTCAGAAGGCGTTACGATGACTCGAAATGAGATTCAGCAGACGGCCGCGGACTACGACGTCGAAGAGTTTCGTCGGCGTATCGGAGCAGTCATTGAAGAGGTCGTTGAACAGTCCAGTCATACATCAATATCCGAATATCTATAA
- a CDS encoding AIR synthase family protein, giving the protein MVGKVDPKTLARVLAGTGASSAAVGVGPGFGEDAAAIELGEQTLVVSSDPISLAAERIGTLGVHVACNDVAASGGDPEWLTSVLLLPGDADDATIDAIVADLDREAAALDATIVGGHTEYVDQLERPLLSLTAIGTTDRFVPTGGAEPGDRVVLTKGAGIEATAILATDFADELGLPADAVDAAATFFEEISVVPEARVLREHATAMHDPTEGGVLGGLVELARAAEAGVEVERAAVPVREETERVCAAMGVDPLRTFGSGALLATLPAERVEDALAALDDAGIEGAEIGRVVESERHGVDLDGEHFAEPPRDELYPLWE; this is encoded by the coding sequence ATGGTCGGAAAAGTCGATCCGAAGACGCTGGCGCGGGTGCTCGCCGGAACCGGCGCGTCGAGCGCGGCGGTCGGCGTCGGTCCCGGGTTCGGCGAAGACGCCGCGGCGATCGAACTGGGCGAGCAGACGCTGGTCGTCAGTTCGGATCCGATCTCGCTCGCGGCCGAGCGCATCGGCACGCTCGGCGTCCACGTGGCGTGCAACGACGTCGCCGCGAGCGGCGGCGATCCCGAGTGGCTGACGAGCGTCCTCCTGCTCCCCGGCGACGCCGACGACGCGACGATCGACGCGATCGTGGCCGATCTCGACCGGGAGGCCGCCGCGCTCGACGCGACGATCGTCGGCGGCCACACCGAGTACGTCGACCAGCTGGAGCGGCCGCTGCTCTCGCTGACGGCGATCGGCACGACCGACCGGTTCGTTCCCACGGGCGGCGCCGAGCCGGGCGATCGCGTCGTCCTGACGAAGGGCGCCGGGATCGAGGCGACGGCGATCCTCGCGACGGACTTCGCGGACGAGCTCGGTCTTCCGGCCGACGCCGTCGACGCCGCGGCGACCTTTTTCGAGGAGATCAGCGTCGTCCCCGAGGCCCGCGTCCTCCGGGAGCACGCCACGGCGATGCACGACCCCACCGAGGGCGGCGTGCTGGGCGGGCTGGTCGAGCTCGCGCGGGCCGCCGAGGCCGGCGTCGAGGTCGAGCGCGCGGCGGTCCCCGTGCGCGAGGAAACCGAGCGGGTCTGCGCGGCGATGGGCGTCGATCCCCTGCGAACGTTCGGCTCGGGTGCGCTGCTGGCGACGCTGCCCGCAGAGCGCGTCGAGGACGCGCTCGCGGCGCTCGACGACGCCGGCATCGAGGGAGCGGAGATCGGCCGAGTCGTCGAAAGCGAGCGCCACGGCGTCGACCTCGACGGCGAGCACTTCGCAGAGCCGCCGCGCGACGAACTGTACCCGCTCTGGGAGTAG
- a CDS encoding glycosyltransferase family 4 protein produces MKILQVTPRYAPRTGGVETHVRELATRLVKAGHSVTVVTADRRSDDPRNQTIDGVDVVRHRGVAPGGAFHVAPGVAATVQTSAADIVHAHNYHSLPLLFAAAAVGSDQRFVATPHYHGGSADRVRDVLLDLYRYPGGWALRRADAVIAVSDWERDRLARDLDVDARTIPNGIDRDRFADATPETRDRPYLLCVGRLEEYKGIQHVIRGLDRLPEYDLVVAGSGPYRDQLERIAERVGVADRVHFEGFVADDRLPSLYAGASVYVSLSAFEAFGMTVQEAIAAGTPCVVREAGALAEWAYRDGVASITSDEHDAVAAGIRSVRCESTDPSTVNDWNDVVSKIECVYSRS; encoded by the coding sequence ATGAAGATCCTCCAGGTGACACCCCGGTACGCCCCCCGAACCGGCGGCGTCGAAACCCACGTACGAGAGTTAGCTACTCGCCTGGTCAAAGCCGGTCACTCGGTGACGGTCGTCACTGCTGACCGCCGCTCCGACGACCCTCGGAACCAGACGATCGATGGCGTCGACGTCGTCCGCCACCGTGGCGTCGCCCCGGGCGGAGCGTTCCACGTGGCGCCCGGCGTCGCAGCGACTGTCCAGACTAGCGCCGCCGACATCGTCCACGCCCACAACTACCACTCTCTGCCGCTACTGTTCGCTGCCGCCGCCGTCGGTAGCGACCAGCGCTTCGTGGCGACACCGCACTACCACGGCGGGAGTGCTGATCGAGTCCGCGACGTGCTGCTCGATCTCTACCGGTACCCCGGCGGTTGGGCCCTGCGCCGCGCTGACGCCGTGATCGCGGTTAGCGACTGGGAACGAGATCGTCTCGCTCGGGACCTAGACGTCGATGCGCGAACGATCCCGAACGGGATTGACCGCGATCGGTTCGCGGACGCAACGCCCGAAACTCGCGATCGCCCGTATCTGCTCTGCGTGGGTCGGCTCGAGGAGTACAAGGGAATCCAGCACGTGATTCGGGGGCTCGACCGGCTTCCCGAGTACGACCTCGTCGTGGCGGGAAGCGGGCCCTACCGAGACCAATTGGAGCGGATCGCCGAGCGGGTCGGCGTCGCGGACCGCGTTCACTTCGAGGGGTTCGTTGCCGACGATCGACTGCCATCGCTGTACGCTGGTGCGTCGGTGTACGTCTCGCTCTCGGCGTTCGAGGCGTTCGGGATGACCGTCCAGGAAGCAATCGCCGCTGGGACGCCGTGCGTGGTCCGCGAGGCGGGCGCGCTCGCCGAGTGGGCGTACCGGGACGGAGTAGCGAGCATCACATCCGACGAGCACGACGCCGTGGCCGCGGGAATTCGTTCGGTACGCTGTGAATCGACTGATCCGTCAACGGTCAACGACTGGAACGACGTAGTGTCGAAGATAGAGTGCGTGTATTCTCGTTCTTAG
- a CDS encoding RNA-guided pseudouridylation complex pseudouridine synthase subunit Cbf5, which produces MIRGPPDERSPADLLAFGVVNLDKPPGPSAHQVSGWVRDATGEHVAPEDSAGEWAAAHAGTLDPKVTGCLPVLLGDATRLAQVFLEGSKEYVAVLELHDEAPRDAEAIVDSFEGDLYQKPPRKSAVTRRLRTREIYDLDLLEVEDRQALLRIRCESGTYVRKLCHDLGLALGTGAHMGDLRRTATDPFDDRDMHTMHDLVDALAFLEEGDEAPLREVVEPAERALDHLPHVTIAESAAREVAEGAPVYAPGVLSVDSDAVPGADADAAGADGDDDAPLVACFTPDDAAVCLGRLVGDPDAERGVAVELERVLV; this is translated from the coding sequence ATGATCCGCGGCCCGCCCGACGAACGCTCGCCCGCCGACCTGCTCGCCTTCGGCGTCGTCAACCTCGACAAGCCGCCCGGCCCCTCGGCCCACCAGGTGTCGGGCTGGGTGCGCGACGCGACCGGCGAGCACGTCGCGCCCGAGGATTCCGCCGGCGAGTGGGCCGCGGCCCACGCCGGGACGCTCGACCCCAAAGTGACGGGCTGTCTCCCGGTGCTGCTGGGCGACGCGACCCGCCTCGCGCAGGTGTTTCTCGAGGGCAGCAAGGAGTACGTCGCGGTGCTGGAACTCCACGACGAGGCACCGCGGGACGCCGAGGCGATCGTCGACAGCTTCGAGGGCGACCTCTACCAGAAGCCGCCGCGCAAGAGCGCCGTGACCCGGCGCCTGCGCACGCGCGAGATCTACGACCTCGACCTGCTGGAAGTCGAGGATCGACAGGCGCTCCTGCGCATCCGCTGCGAGAGCGGCACGTACGTCCGGAAGCTCTGTCACGACCTCGGGCTGGCGCTCGGAACCGGCGCCCACATGGGCGATCTGCGCCGGACCGCGACCGATCCTTTCGACGACCGGGACATGCACACGATGCACGATCTGGTCGACGCGCTGGCGTTCCTCGAGGAGGGGGACGAGGCGCCGCTGCGCGAGGTCGTCGAGCCGGCCGAGCGCGCGCTCGATCACCTCCCGCACGTGACGATCGCCGAGAGCGCCGCCCGCGAGGTCGCCGAAGGGGCGCCGGTGTACGCGCCCGGCGTGCTCTCGGTCGATTCGGACGCCGTTCCGGGCGCCGACGCGGACGCCGCCGGAGCGGACGGCGATGACGATGCGCCGCTGGTCGCCTGCTTCACGCCCGACGACGCCGCTGTCTGTCTCGGCCGTCTGGTCGGCGATCCGGACGCGGAGCGCGGCGTCGCCGTCGAACTCGAACGCGTACTGGTCTGA
- a CDS encoding glycosyltransferase — MNLRGGVTRLLAIVGGLVALTGLPYAIYIILYELRKPEGSPAKKEPVEPAVSVVLPTYNEADIVETKLEDLLELDYPMEKVELVVVDSSDDETPELIEAFFEDRDAPELTLLREDERRGLAVALNEAYAAADNEVVVKTDCDSKVAPDAIREAVANLADPDVAAVTGRNAEVLGGSKVERGYRDVQSKIQTLESHLDSTFIFHGPFSAFERDAIRPIDEDSIADDTELALKIRKEGGRVVFDPAIRYREAAHSSFGKRRQQKDRRAMGLLRLLWRQRGMVGRYGKYGRVVLPFNWWFMIISPWLIAGMVGIATLGALTVGGPVGLVVPSALAAVVLLGSRDALGPFQLLYSLFDTQVSLFRASLKLLAGKGDGTWDVDQELREAFN, encoded by the coding sequence CCTACTGGCGATCGTCGGCGGGCTGGTGGCCCTGACGGGGTTACCGTATGCGATTTACATTATTCTCTACGAACTCCGAAAGCCGGAGGGGTCGCCCGCAAAGAAGGAGCCGGTCGAACCGGCGGTCAGCGTCGTGCTGCCGACGTACAACGAGGCCGACATCGTCGAGACGAAACTCGAAGATCTGCTGGAACTGGACTATCCGATGGAGAAAGTCGAGCTGGTCGTGGTCGACTCCAGCGACGACGAGACGCCGGAACTGATCGAGGCGTTCTTCGAGGACCGGGACGCGCCGGAACTGACGCTACTGCGCGAAGACGAGCGTCGTGGCTTAGCGGTCGCGCTCAACGAGGCGTACGCCGCAGCCGACAACGAGGTCGTCGTCAAGACGGACTGCGACTCGAAAGTGGCGCCCGACGCAATTCGGGAAGCGGTAGCGAATCTCGCCGATCCGGACGTAGCGGCTGTGACAGGGCGAAACGCCGAAGTGCTGGGCGGCAGCAAGGTCGAGCGGGGGTACCGCGACGTGCAGTCGAAGATCCAGACGCTGGAGTCCCACCTCGACTCGACGTTCATCTTTCATGGACCATTCTCGGCGTTTGAGCGCGACGCGATCCGACCGATCGATGAGGACTCGATCGCCGACGACACGGAGCTCGCGCTGAAGATTCGGAAAGAAGGTGGGCGCGTAGTGTTCGACCCCGCGATACGGTACCGAGAGGCCGCCCATTCGTCGTTCGGGAAGCGTCGTCAGCAAAAAGATCGGCGGGCGATGGGCCTGTTACGGCTCCTGTGGCGACAACGGGGGATGGTGGGACGGTACGGGAAGTATGGACGCGTCGTGTTGCCGTTCAACTGGTGGTTCATGATAATTTCTCCGTGGCTCATTGCCGGAATGGTCGGTATCGCGACTCTTGGGGCTCTGACCGTCGGCGGCCCCGTTGGGCTGGTTGTTCCGTCGGCGCTAGCGGCGGTCGTCTTACTCGGTTCGCGCGACGCGCTGGGGCCGTTCCAGTTGCTGTACTCGCTGTTCGACACACAGGTGTCGCTGTTCCGGGCGAGTCTGAAACTGTTGGCCGGGAAGGGCGACGGGACGTGGGATGTCGACCAGGAGCTCCGTGAAGCATTCAACTGA
- a CDS encoding sulfatase-like hydrolase/transferase, which yields MTRNVVFVVLDTVRKDFFDKYSSRLRERSDIEVQRCYAASTWTIPSHASMLTGHLPNEHGIHAYSPSYSTISLEDTFIDDLDEHRSVAVNANFNLNTRQGFRDLFDQYNAISFTRFGFLDGGVDLVSFAANHDGGSSKYAKFLLKAARERSLLPSLVNGAAVKLYETGSWFPAVPRYADYGAQNVVAGAKDALSSSNSGRPVFLYANLMEAHMPHRAVASYDRSLYSTPASWSSDEVPNWEMNTASDFDQYSSYVENLRELYRASIDYLDRVIAEFLEWTEREIDTETTVIVTSDHGENLGYDYEDNLIGHAAGGLSEGLLHVPLLVFNPPDEFDLDENQPLSQLDVGELCRAIVDGSSPRLPRTEVPAERVAVPGRDTLSEELEEFEYWDRAERCVYQDDMKIVWDSLGRRRKYAVGRSPSREELVDGEDGDEPVVNDFSTPLSEYKERMNERYGTDVVLVDDTVDAGVKERLKNLGYG from the coding sequence ATGACTCGAAATGTCGTTTTTGTCGTTCTGGATACAGTCCGAAAAGACTTCTTCGACAAGTACTCGTCCCGGCTACGAGAACGTTCCGACATCGAGGTCCAGCGCTGCTACGCGGCGAGCACTTGGACGATCCCGAGCCATGCCTCAATGCTGACGGGACATCTCCCCAATGAACACGGCATACATGCCTACTCTCCCTCCTATTCGACGATTTCCCTTGAGGACACGTTCATCGACGACCTCGACGAACATCGGTCCGTCGCTGTGAATGCGAACTTCAACCTGAACACTCGACAGGGATTTCGAGACCTGTTCGATCAGTACAACGCGATCTCGTTCACGAGGTTCGGATTCCTAGACGGGGGTGTCGATCTTGTGTCATTCGCGGCGAACCACGACGGAGGGTCATCGAAGTATGCCAAGTTCCTACTGAAGGCGGCTAGGGAGCGATCGCTTCTGCCGAGTCTGGTAAACGGCGCCGCAGTCAAGCTGTACGAAACCGGCAGTTGGTTCCCGGCCGTTCCTCGGTACGCCGACTACGGAGCACAGAACGTCGTTGCGGGCGCTAAGGATGCGCTCTCGAGCAGTAATTCCGGACGACCAGTATTCCTGTACGCAAATCTCATGGAGGCTCACATGCCTCACCGTGCGGTCGCCTCCTACGATCGATCACTGTACTCGACACCGGCGTCGTGGTCGTCGGACGAGGTTCCCAACTGGGAGATGAATACGGCGTCGGATTTCGACCAGTACTCGTCGTACGTCGAAAATCTCCGCGAACTGTACCGGGCATCGATCGACTACCTCGATCGAGTGATCGCCGAGTTCCTCGAGTGGACCGAACGAGAAATCGACACCGAGACGACGGTTATCGTAACCTCGGACCACGGCGAAAACCTCGGATACGACTACGAGGATAACCTGATCGGACACGCCGCAGGCGGCCTTTCAGAGGGGCTGTTGCACGTCCCGCTGCTGGTGTTCAATCCGCCGGATGAATTCGACCTTGACGAGAACCAACCGCTGTCACAACTCGACGTGGGCGAACTCTGTCGTGCGATCGTTGACGGATCTTCGCCTCGGTTACCGCGCACTGAGGTGCCTGCAGAGCGGGTGGCCGTACCCGGTCGCGACACGCTGAGTGAGGAACTTGAGGAGTTCGAGTACTGGGACCGCGCGGAACGCTGCGTATACCAAGACGATATGAAGATCGTGTGGGATTCGTTGGGACGCCGCCGCAAGTACGCCGTCGGTCGATCGCCCTCTCGAGAGGAACTCGTCGATGGGGAGGACGGCGACGAACCGGTCGTGAACGACTTCTCTACACCTCTCTCGGAATACAAAGAGCGTATGAACGAACGGTACGGAACAGACGTCGTTCTGGTTGATGACACAGTCGACGCTGGCGTCAAAGAACGGTTGAAGAACCTCGGCTACGGCTGA
- a CDS encoding FaeA/PapI family transcriptional regulator yields the protein MSDNDDRSWGQFVEEVPDEELLSEFEGAEPRTAAEIADAIATTEYEARSKLDALCRAGELRRKRVREEPPLTVWFRPRAAFVDEDGDGRPVDERVDELLKDMEMPGVSGMMRDWRRDAVRAAFDRLREDGELEAADFKRDVYPSHAAGYDDPEPWWETVSERLGDLPGVVDPHWGGETWRYDGR from the coding sequence ATGAGCGACAACGACGATCGTAGCTGGGGACAGTTCGTCGAAGAGGTCCCCGACGAGGAGCTGTTATCCGAGTTCGAGGGCGCAGAGCCGCGCACCGCAGCCGAGATCGCCGACGCCATCGCGACGACGGAGTACGAGGCCCGGAGCAAGCTCGACGCGCTCTGCCGGGCGGGCGAACTGCGGCGCAAGCGAGTGCGCGAGGAGCCGCCGCTGACGGTGTGGTTTCGGCCGCGCGCGGCGTTCGTCGACGAGGACGGCGACGGCCGGCCGGTCGACGAACGCGTCGACGAGCTGCTGAAGGACATGGAGATGCCCGGCGTCAGCGGGATGATGCGCGACTGGCGCCGGGACGCCGTTCGCGCGGCCTTCGACCGGCTTCGCGAGGACGGTGAGCTGGAGGCGGCGGATTTCAAGCGCGACGTGTATCCGTCCCACGCGGCCGGGTACGACGACCCCGAGCCCTGGTGGGAGACGGTCAGCGAGCGCCTGGGTGACCTGCCGGGCGTCGTCGATCCCCACTGGGGCGGCGAAACGTGGCGCTACGACGGTCGGTGA
- a CDS encoding glycosyltransferase, whose translation MSDVTMVTTPDDGSCGIGNYTGDLLRAMPEALDANEVYVELGSLDPFEFLRAAFEAGLSDAPTVHVQHEYGIFGPKSLMSWLFFPILFVLATLRDKRIVVTFHSAWNSDTVGAPLRPLKRAYVALNNRMVAAIADEAVFLSENCKEKFLESAPLESVTVLPHGVPTETKPMDEADAKAEFGYDPDETVIVEPGYVRPEKGCDLFVDLARRLEDYSFLLAGGSQGADEYFEEIRREIPENVQMTGVLSDRRFHAAFIAADLVVLPYREVTQSGIFNWCAAYERPVVGSDEPYFERLSDNWDAVEVVDFNDIDRAASIVRTIVESDERSRELKERVGKYRSDRSFEGVVEKQLDIYQRADTSSGG comes from the coding sequence ATGAGCGACGTCACTATGGTCACGACCCCCGACGACGGATCGTGCGGGATCGGCAATTACACAGGCGACCTCCTCCGCGCGATGCCGGAGGCGCTCGATGCGAACGAAGTCTACGTCGAACTCGGATCGCTCGACCCCTTCGAGTTCCTGAGAGCGGCATTCGAGGCGGGACTCTCGGACGCGCCGACCGTTCACGTCCAGCACGAGTATGGAATCTTCGGCCCGAAGAGCCTGATGAGTTGGTTGTTCTTTCCGATCTTGTTTGTTCTGGCGACGCTCCGAGACAAGCGAATCGTGGTGACGTTCCACAGCGCCTGGAACAGCGATACGGTCGGCGCACCGCTGCGACCGCTCAAGCGAGCGTATGTGGCGCTGAACAACCGGATGGTCGCCGCCATCGCGGACGAGGCCGTGTTTCTATCAGAAAACTGCAAAGAAAAGTTCCTCGAGAGCGCTCCGCTCGAGTCCGTCACCGTGCTGCCACATGGCGTGCCGACGGAGACGAAGCCGATGGACGAAGCGGACGCCAAAGCCGAGTTCGGCTACGATCCCGACGAGACGGTGATTGTCGAACCGGGGTACGTCCGGCCGGAGAAAGGGTGCGATCTCTTCGTCGACCTCGCCCGGCGTCTCGAGGACTACTCGTTTCTCCTCGCCGGCGGGAGCCAGGGCGCCGATGAGTACTTCGAGGAGATACGACGCGAGATCCCGGAGAACGTCCAGATGACGGGCGTGCTGTCCGACCGTCGCTTCCACGCGGCCTTTATTGCTGCGGACCTCGTGGTGCTTCCCTACCGCGAGGTCACGCAGAGCGGCATCTTCAACTGGTGTGCGGCCTACGAGCGGCCAGTCGTCGGGAGCGATGAACCGTACTTCGAGCGATTGTCGGACAACTGGGACGCCGTAGAGGTTGTCGACTTCAACGACATCGACCGAGCGGCCTCGATCGTGCGAACGATCGTCGAGAGCGACGAGCGGTCGAGAGAACTGAAAGAAAGAGTTGGTAAGTACAGGTCAGACAGGTCATTTGAAGGCGTAGTCGAAAAGCAACTCGACATATACCAGCGTGCTGATACGTCGTCGGGCGGATGA
- the phoU gene encoding phosphate signaling complex protein PhoU, which translates to MARDDFQQQLADLEEDVLYMSELVLERLRMGLDALEQKDRETARDVIEGDHEINQLYLDLEQDCIDLLALQQPVASDLRFIASSFKIITDLERVGDLATNLAEYSLSAYEDVFPEVDVQAIGTLTHDMIEDAMTAYAERDTDACREIASRDDELDELCEQASQTVVRDLIERELDAPDDEEIEELLNDVSRLLLTIRDLERVGDHAVNISARTVYMVESDDELIY; encoded by the coding sequence ATGGCCCGAGACGATTTCCAGCAGCAACTCGCGGATCTAGAGGAAGACGTACTGTACATGAGCGAACTCGTCCTGGAGCGACTTCGCATGGGACTCGACGCGCTCGAACAGAAAGACCGGGAGACCGCCCGGGACGTCATCGAGGGCGACCACGAGATCAACCAGCTGTACCTCGATCTCGAACAGGACTGCATCGACCTGCTCGCGCTCCAGCAGCCGGTCGCGAGCGACCTGCGCTTCATCGCGTCGTCGTTCAAGATCATCACCGACCTCGAGCGGGTCGGCGACCTCGCGACGAACCTCGCGGAGTACTCGCTGAGCGCCTACGAGGACGTGTTCCCGGAGGTCGACGTCCAGGCGATCGGAACCTTGACCCACGACATGATCGAGGACGCGATGACCGCCTACGCCGAGCGCGACACCGACGCGTGCCGAGAGATAGCCTCCCGCGACGACGAGCTCGACGAGCTGTGCGAGCAGGCCAGCCAGACCGTCGTCCGGGACCTGATCGAGCGCGAGCTCGACGCGCCCGACGACGAAGAGATCGAGGAGCTACTCAACGATGTCTCGAGACTGCTTCTGACGATCCGCGACCTCGAGCGCGTCGGCGACCACGCGGTCAACATCTCCGCGCGGACCGTGTACATGGTCGAAAGCGACGACGAGCTGATCTACTGA
- a CDS encoding dodecin family protein, giving the protein MSAVKIIKVLGTSEESFHDATQEAVREASQTIEDIKGVEVEDQTASVEDGEITQYKTTVEVAFPVKHGEE; this is encoded by the coding sequence ATGTCGGCAGTCAAGATCATCAAGGTGCTCGGCACGTCCGAGGAATCGTTCCACGACGCGACTCAGGAGGCCGTCCGCGAGGCGTCGCAGACCATCGAGGACATCAAGGGCGTCGAGGTGGAGGACCAGACGGCGTCCGTCGAGGACGGCGAGATCACCCAGTACAAGACGACCGTCGAGGTCGCGTTCCCCGTCAAGCACGGCGAGGAGTGA